The following coding sequences lie in one Microvirga sp. 17 mud 1-3 genomic window:
- a CDS encoding HK97 family phage prohead protease: protein MRRATSIVREVKLVAEPVRAIDREGVFEGYASLFGIADLGKDVVMPGAFADSLKKRGAGNIRLLWQHDPSEPIGRWLSIVEDRRGLKVRGRLNLAVERAREIHSLLGEGAVDGLSIGFRVERARAERPTGLRRLEKLDLWEISIVTFPMLPGARVDRVKQAGEDLAQCIRATAVRLFS, encoded by the coding sequence ATGCGCCGCGCCACGTCCATCGTGCGGGAGGTGAAGCTCGTGGCCGAGCCCGTGCGCGCCATCGACCGGGAGGGCGTCTTCGAAGGCTATGCGAGCCTGTTCGGCATCGCCGATCTCGGCAAGGACGTGGTCATGCCGGGCGCTTTCGCGGACAGCCTGAAAAAGCGCGGTGCGGGCAATATCCGCCTCCTCTGGCAGCACGATCCGTCCGAACCCATCGGGCGGTGGCTTTCCATCGTGGAAGACCGCCGCGGCCTGAAGGTGCGCGGCCGGCTCAACCTGGCGGTGGAGCGCGCCCGCGAGATCCATTCCCTGCTGGGGGAGGGGGCTGTCGACGGTCTCTCCATCGGCTTCCGTGTCGAGCGTGCCCGCGCCGAGCGTCCCACGGGCCTGCGGCGCCTGGAAAAGCTCGACCTGTGGGAAATCTCGATCGTGACCTTCCCGATGCTCCCCGGCGCACGGGTGGACCGGGTCAAGCAGGCCGGGGAAGATCTCGCGCAATGCATCCGCGCCACGGCGGTACGCCTTTTTTCCTGA
- a CDS encoding phage portal protein — protein MLTMLTRWFRPPDAKASRAPSSVAFYVAGQAVWTPRDYAALAREGFQKNAVVHRAVRLVAEAAASLPLVLKRRGAELTEHPLLDLLAHPNGRDGGQGFLETVFGHLLVSGNAYVEAVSVDGAPRELHALRPDRMRVVPGQDGWAAAYDYTVGGQTIRFAQGAEPVRPILHLTLFHPSDDHYGLSPMEAAATALDIHNAAGAWNKALLDNAARPSGALVAGGDLLTDVQFARLKEELEANYQGAANAGRPLLLEGGLQWTPLSLTPKDMDFVEAKAAAAREIALAFGVPPLLLGLPGDNTHANYAEANRAFYRQTVIPLVKRTAQALAHWLAPAYGELLHLEPDLDAIEALSGERESLWRRVSAATFLSEDEKREAVGYGLTNLRTPAKGHAS, from the coding sequence ATGTTGACGATGCTGACCCGCTGGTTCCGGCCGCCCGACGCCAAGGCCTCACGCGCGCCGTCCTCTGTCGCGTTCTACGTGGCCGGGCAGGCCGTGTGGACGCCGCGCGACTATGCGGCCCTGGCCCGGGAGGGGTTCCAGAAGAATGCCGTCGTGCACCGGGCCGTGCGGCTCGTGGCCGAGGCCGCCGCTTCCCTGCCGCTCGTCCTCAAGCGCCGTGGCGCGGAGTTGACGGAGCATCCGCTCCTCGATCTTCTCGCTCATCCTAACGGGCGGGACGGCGGGCAGGGTTTCCTCGAAACCGTGTTCGGCCATCTGCTCGTGTCGGGCAATGCCTATGTGGAGGCGGTGAGCGTCGACGGCGCGCCGCGGGAGCTTCACGCCCTGCGGCCGGACCGGATGCGCGTGGTGCCGGGCCAGGACGGCTGGGCGGCCGCCTACGACTACACGGTGGGTGGGCAGACGATCCGCTTCGCGCAAGGGGCGGAGCCCGTGCGGCCGATCCTTCACCTCACCCTGTTCCATCCGTCGGACGACCATTACGGCCTGTCGCCCATGGAGGCGGCCGCGACGGCGCTCGACATCCACAATGCGGCGGGAGCCTGGAACAAGGCCTTGCTCGACAATGCTGCGCGCCCCTCCGGCGCCCTCGTGGCGGGGGGCGACCTGCTCACTGATGTGCAGTTCGCGCGCCTCAAGGAGGAGCTGGAAGCGAACTACCAGGGCGCCGCCAATGCGGGCCGGCCGCTGCTCCTCGAAGGCGGCCTGCAATGGACGCCGCTCTCGCTGACGCCGAAGGACATGGACTTCGTCGAGGCGAAGGCGGCGGCCGCCCGCGAGATCGCACTCGCGTTCGGCGTACCACCCCTGCTGCTCGGCCTGCCGGGCGACAACACCCACGCCAATTACGCGGAGGCGAACCGCGCCTTCTACCGCCAGACCGTGATCCCGTTGGTCAAGCGCACCGCGCAGGCGCTCGCCCACTGGCTCGCTCCCGCCTATGGCGAGCTGCTCCACCTCGAACCCGATCTCGATGCCATCGAGGCCCTGTCCGGGGAACGCGAAAGCCTCTGGCGCCGCGTCTCGGCCGCGACCTTCCTCAGCGAGGACGAGAAGCGCGAGGCGGTGGGGTATGGGCTGACAAATCTTCGCACACCGGCGAAGGGGCATGCATCTTGA
- a CDS encoding DoxX family protein: protein MRDMLLLIGRILLAAIFVISGITKFYALGATAGYIASKGLPVAWLLAPVTAIVEVALGLAVIAGFKTRWAAAALAFFSLLTIPFFHDFWNMADAERNLNQIQAMKNIAMAGAFLILMAAGPGRLAMERD from the coding sequence ATGCGCGACATGCTTCTGTTGATCGGCCGCATTCTTCTTGCGGCGATATTCGTCATCTCCGGCATCACCAAGTTCTATGCCCTTGGCGCGACGGCCGGTTACATCGCCTCGAAGGGCCTGCCGGTGGCCTGGCTCCTGGCACCCGTGACGGCAATCGTCGAGGTCGCGCTCGGCCTGGCCGTGATCGCCGGCTTCAAGACCCGCTGGGCCGCCGCCGCTTTGGCGTTCTTCAGCCTGCTGACGATCCCGTTCTTCCACGATTTCTGGAACATGGCCGATGCGGAGCGCAACCTGAACCAGATTCAGGCGATGAAGAACATCGCCATGGCGGGCGCCTTCCTGATCCTCATGGCCGCCGGACCGGGACGGCTTGCGATGGAGCGCGACTGA
- a CDS encoding DNA-packaging protein — translation MTSATSLLATLSALWRRRRLADATASWCEEDFERVLRHWPLRCRDAQRLPGLCRLRDPWTIWLLLGGRGAGKTRTGAEWVRGIALGEPDFAEPPLRRIALVGETFADARNVMVEGPAGLLAIHGRAERPTWSPSLRKLEWPNGAVAHVFSAEDPDSLRGPQFEAAWVDELAKWRHADEAWDMLQFGLRLGAHPRQMVTTTPRPIPLLRRFLSDPLVAVSRARTADNADNLAPAFLQAVVGRYAGTRLGRQELDGEIVEDRPDALWTRAGLELNRCTMVPPLGRIVVAVDPPATSSRRADACGIVAAGIDEGGTAYVLADETAAGLKPPQWGEKAVALYRRLEADALVVETNQGGEMALQVIREIDPGVPVVGVRATRGKYLRAEPVSVLYAQDRVRHAGVFPELEDELCDFGPGGLSGGRSPDRLDALVWALTELMLREKAQPRVRVL, via the coding sequence ATGACCTCCGCGACGAGCTTGCTCGCCACCTTGAGCGCATTGTGGCGGAGGAGGAGGCTCGCGGACGCGACGGCCTCCTGGTGTGAGGAGGATTTCGAGCGCGTCCTGCGCCACTGGCCGCTCCGCTGTCGCGATGCGCAGCGCCTGCCGGGCCTATGCCGTCTGCGCGACCCGTGGACGATCTGGCTCCTGCTCGGCGGGCGCGGTGCGGGCAAGACCCGCACGGGCGCCGAATGGGTGCGCGGCATCGCGCTGGGCGAGCCTGATTTCGCCGAGCCCCCTTTACGCCGCATCGCGCTGGTCGGCGAGACCTTCGCGGATGCGCGCAACGTGATGGTGGAGGGGCCTGCCGGTCTTCTTGCCATTCATGGACGCGCGGAGCGGCCCACCTGGTCGCCTTCCCTCCGCAAGCTCGAATGGCCGAACGGCGCGGTGGCGCATGTCTTCTCGGCGGAGGATCCGGATTCCTTGCGCGGCCCGCAATTCGAGGCCGCCTGGGTGGACGAGCTCGCCAAGTGGCGTCATGCGGACGAGGCTTGGGACATGCTGCAATTCGGCCTGCGCCTCGGCGCGCATCCGCGCCAGATGGTGACGACGACGCCGCGTCCGATCCCGCTGCTCCGGCGCTTCCTGTCGGACCCGCTTGTGGCGGTGTCGCGAGCCCGGACCGCCGACAATGCCGACAACCTTGCGCCGGCCTTCCTGCAGGCGGTCGTCGGCCGCTATGCAGGAACCCGGCTCGGACGCCAGGAACTCGACGGCGAGATCGTCGAGGACCGTCCGGACGCCCTGTGGACCCGCGCCGGGCTGGAATTGAACCGCTGCACGATGGTGCCGCCCTTGGGCCGCATCGTCGTGGCGGTCGATCCGCCGGCCACGTCCTCCCGCCGTGCGGATGCCTGCGGCATCGTGGCGGCAGGGATCGACGAGGGCGGCACGGCCTATGTGCTGGCGGACGAGACCGCCGCCGGGCTGAAGCCGCCGCAATGGGGCGAGAAGGCCGTGGCGCTCTATCGGCGGCTCGAGGCTGACGCCCTCGTGGTCGAGACCAACCAGGGCGGCGAGATGGCGCTCCAGGTGATCCGCGAGATCGACCCGGGCGTGCCGGTGGTCGGCGTGCGCGCGACGCGCGGAAAGTATCTGCGCGCCGAGCCCGTCTCGGTGCTCTACGCGCAGGACCGGGTCCGCCATGCGGGCGTATTTCCCGAGCTCGAGGACGAGCTCTGCGATTTCGGCCCGGGCGGCCTGAGCGGCGGCCGATCTCCGGACCGCCTGGACGCGCTCGTCTGGGCGCTCACGGAGCTGATGCTGCGTGAGAAGGCCCAGCCGCGGGTGCGCGTCCTGTGA
- a CDS encoding DUF1772 domain-containing protein, with protein sequence MGWLILRCLTLVIGALSLGGSFAHLLEAAPRLMVWSPELWREATVFNGQYRLFGILGGPLDIGAILLAGVLAYGLRKEAGFRLAVAGAVLYLVSLGVWLSVVAPANAVLATWQPGPIPENFFAVRNRWETGHIIMTFLKLAGFTVLILSVLDRGGPRKDSRVFR encoded by the coding sequence ATGGGATGGCTTATTCTGCGCTGCCTTACGCTGGTCATTGGCGCCCTCAGCCTCGGCGGATCGTTCGCGCATCTGCTCGAAGCCGCGCCGCGTTTGATGGTCTGGTCTCCGGAGCTCTGGCGGGAGGCCACGGTCTTCAACGGACAATACCGCCTCTTCGGCATTTTGGGCGGGCCTCTCGACATCGGGGCGATCCTGCTCGCGGGAGTGCTCGCCTACGGGCTGCGGAAGGAGGCAGGGTTTCGCCTCGCCGTTGCCGGAGCGGTTCTCTATCTGGTCAGTCTCGGCGTGTGGTTGAGCGTGGTCGCGCCCGCCAATGCGGTGCTCGCCACCTGGCAGCCGGGGCCGATTCCCGAAAACTTCTTCGCGGTCCGGAATCGCTGGGAGACTGGGCACATCATCATGACTTTCCTCAAGCTCGCGGGCTTCACGGTGCTGATCCTGTCGGTTCTCGACAGAGGCGGGCCGCGCAAGGATTCCCGGGTCTTTCGGTGA
- a CDS encoding endonuclease/exonuclease/phosphatase family protein: protein MRPLIDTTVPDLPAPPADLLDAARKSPATPERHSEFLRDVEALHLIEARAPRVPQPWPGRLRIAAFNAQRLEAPEATLGLLDRAGAHAALLSEVDLGMARSGNRHPVREMSDPSGIGYLYGVEFVELDLGNAEEMRDYAGEHNRQGFHGNALVTRLALADPHIVPLEESGFWFPGYEGSEQRIGGRMAVVARVADAPRPLWLASLHLESKTDPEDRRAQVQALLRAVEQLGPDDAWILGGDLNTKALSYDPAEAEHLLDDPGRHEPLFRDLADAGFAWAGANLPLPTQRTGRHGRPQPPFGKLDWFVVRGMKAAAPEVLPALDPEGQPISDHEMIAAEFFFEDALEQP, encoded by the coding sequence ATGCGCCCCCTCATCGACACGACGGTACCGGACCTTCCGGCGCCGCCTGCGGATCTTCTCGATGCTGCGCGCAAGTCTCCCGCAACTCCGGAGCGGCACTCGGAATTCCTGCGAGACGTGGAGGCGCTCCACCTCATCGAGGCGCGGGCACCCCGCGTGCCGCAGCCCTGGCCGGGGCGGTTGCGCATCGCGGCGTTCAATGCGCAACGCCTGGAGGCTCCGGAAGCGACGCTCGGGCTCCTCGACCGCGCCGGCGCCCACGCGGCCCTCCTCAGCGAGGTCGATCTCGGCATGGCGCGATCCGGCAACCGACATCCCGTGCGGGAAATGTCCGACCCGTCGGGCATCGGGTATCTCTACGGCGTCGAGTTCGTGGAGCTTGATCTCGGCAATGCCGAGGAGATGCGCGACTATGCAGGCGAGCACAACCGGCAGGGCTTTCACGGCAACGCCCTCGTGACGAGGCTGGCCCTGGCGGATCCGCATATCGTCCCGCTGGAGGAGAGCGGATTCTGGTTTCCGGGATACGAGGGATCGGAGCAGCGCATCGGAGGGCGGATGGCCGTCGTCGCGCGGGTGGCGGATGCGCCACGGCCCCTTTGGCTTGCAAGTCTCCACCTGGAGAGCAAGACCGATCCGGAAGATCGGCGTGCGCAGGTCCAGGCCCTGCTCCGGGCCGTGGAGCAACTCGGCCCCGACGATGCCTGGATCCTCGGCGGTGATCTCAATACCAAGGCCCTGTCCTACGATCCGGCGGAAGCCGAGCATCTCCTCGACGATCCGGGCCGTCACGAACCCCTCTTCCGAGACCTCGCGGATGCGGGCTTCGCCTGGGCCGGCGCCAACCTGCCTTTGCCGACGCAGCGCACGGGGCGGCACGGCCGGCCGCAGCCGCCCTTCGGCAAGCTCGACTGGTTCGTCGTGCGCGGCATGAAGGCGGCCGCCCCCGAAGTGCTGCCAGCTCTCGATCCCGAAGGGCAGCCGATTTCCGACCACGAGATGATTGCGGCCGAGTTCTTTTTCGAGGATGCACTCGAACAGCCCTGA
- a CDS encoding sensor histidine kinase: protein MSADPFRSAPLQESSRPAERISAADMHAPSSLASQHGEIDRRLTFVLDEIGSPFYALDASGRFVSVNRAAEIYYGLPRQALLGRVIWDALPGTAQMLRTAFDSVLATGEPILIETNPDNAAAPLSLKAFPFRDGVGVSFSAWDAQRRAEEVLRESQAQLAALADNLPLGVVYQMNDAVGFQERRFLYLSASCERLNGIPAERALHDPSLLFELILPEYREAIAKKQFEAHRDRVPFDIEFPIRHARTGEVRWQRIVDAPRQLPSGAYVWDGIQIDITEHKQAEEHLRLLVNELNHRVKNTLATVQSLAAQSFARVSAEPDDPAAKARQAFEARLFALARAHDVLTRENWEGARLADVVREVFAPYQRTTGGRDAITATGPDRRVPPAVALSLSMALHELCTNALKYGALREPGGQVHIAWSVSAGPPTERLTMRWTERGGPAVVPPAQKGFGSRLIEDGLPRELDGSVRLDFDPDGVVCTIDVPLS from the coding sequence ATGAGCGCCGATCCTTTCCGTTCCGCACCGCTCCAGGAATCCTCTCGTCCTGCCGAACGGATATCTGCCGCCGATATGCATGCCCCCTCATCCCTGGCGAGCCAACACGGCGAGATCGACCGGCGGCTCACCTTCGTGCTCGATGAGATCGGCAGCCCGTTCTATGCGCTCGATGCTTCCGGGCGTTTCGTCTCGGTCAACCGCGCTGCTGAAATCTACTACGGGCTTCCGCGCCAGGCGCTTCTCGGACGCGTGATCTGGGATGCCCTTCCGGGCACCGCACAGATGCTGCGCACGGCTTTCGACTCCGTGTTGGCGACTGGCGAGCCGATCCTGATCGAGACAAACCCCGACAATGCGGCCGCCCCGCTTTCGCTCAAGGCCTTCCCGTTTCGCGACGGCGTCGGCGTCAGCTTCAGCGCATGGGACGCACAAAGGCGGGCCGAGGAAGTGCTGCGCGAAAGCCAGGCGCAGCTCGCGGCGCTGGCCGACAACCTACCGCTCGGCGTCGTGTATCAGATGAACGATGCGGTCGGTTTTCAGGAGCGGCGGTTTCTTTATCTGTCGGCAAGCTGCGAGAGGCTCAACGGCATTCCGGCCGAGCGGGCCCTCCACGATCCCTCCCTGCTTTTCGAGCTCATCCTTCCGGAATATCGCGAGGCCATCGCGAAGAAGCAGTTCGAAGCCCATCGCGACCGCGTCCCCTTCGACATCGAGTTTCCGATCCGCCATGCCAGGACGGGCGAGGTCCGCTGGCAACGGATCGTCGACGCGCCGCGGCAATTGCCCAGCGGCGCGTATGTGTGGGACGGGATCCAGATCGACATCACCGAGCACAAACAGGCTGAGGAGCATCTCAGGCTTCTCGTCAACGAACTCAATCATCGGGTGAAGAACACCCTCGCGACGGTCCAATCCCTGGCCGCCCAGAGCTTCGCCCGCGTCAGCGCGGAACCGGACGATCCTGCCGCAAAGGCGCGGCAGGCCTTCGAGGCCCGCCTTTTCGCCCTTGCTCGGGCCCATGACGTGCTCACCCGCGAGAACTGGGAGGGCGCACGGCTCGCCGATGTTGTGCGGGAGGTCTTCGCGCCCTACCAGCGCACCACCGGGGGCCGTGACGCGATCACCGCGACAGGCCCGGACCGGCGGGTGCCGCCCGCGGTCGCGCTCAGCCTTTCCATGGCTCTCCATGAACTATGCACCAACGCGCTCAAATATGGGGCTCTGCGGGAGCCCGGCGGACAGGTGCACATTGCATGGTCGGTCTCGGCAGGCCCGCCGACGGAGCGGCTGACGATGCGATGGACGGAACGGGGCGGCCCGGCTGTCGTACCACCCGCCCAGAAGGGCTTCGGCTCCCGGCTTATCGAAGACGGCCTCCCCCGCGAACTCGACGGCAGCGTCCGTCTCGACTTCGACCCGGATGGGGTGGTCTGCACCATCGACGTCCCCCTTTCCTGA
- a CDS encoding TRAP transporter substrate-binding protein → MKRRQFLQAATLGAASTAVAAPAIAQSMPEIKWRLQSGFPKSLDTIYGAAEVISKFVSEATDGKFQIQPFAAGEIVGQPQIADAVGNGTVEVGHTCSYYYFGKDPTFALGTAAPFGLNARQMNAWLYHGTGNDILNEFYAKHNLYGMPAGNTGVQMGGWFRKEIKTPQDLQGLKMRIAGIAGLMLAKLGVVPQQIPGGDIYPALERGTIDAAEWVGPYDDEKLGFSKVAPYYYYPGFWEGGPAIHLFINQGKWKELPKAYQSILTAAAGYANNDMLAKYDARNPAALRRLLGAGTQLRPFSQEILEAAYKAANEVYDEVSAKNPDFKKVYESMRGFRNEEYLWFQVAEYSYDTFMIRARARG, encoded by the coding sequence ATGAAACGCCGCCAGTTTTTGCAGGCCGCCACACTCGGCGCAGCCTCGACAGCCGTCGCGGCTCCGGCGATCGCGCAGTCGATGCCGGAGATCAAGTGGCGCCTGCAGTCCGGATTTCCGAAGTCCCTCGACACGATCTACGGCGCCGCCGAGGTGATCTCGAAGTTCGTCTCCGAGGCGACGGACGGCAAGTTCCAGATCCAGCCCTTCGCGGCCGGCGAGATCGTCGGCCAGCCGCAGATTGCCGATGCGGTCGGCAACGGCACCGTCGAGGTGGGCCATACCTGCTCGTATTACTATTTCGGCAAGGACCCGACCTTCGCGCTCGGCACAGCTGCGCCCTTCGGCCTCAATGCCCGTCAGATGAACGCCTGGCTCTATCACGGCACCGGAAACGACATCCTCAACGAGTTCTATGCCAAGCATAATCTCTATGGCATGCCGGCCGGCAATACGGGCGTGCAGATGGGCGGCTGGTTCCGTAAGGAAATCAAGACTCCGCAGGACCTCCAGGGCCTGAAGATGCGCATCGCCGGCATCGCCGGCCTGATGCTGGCGAAGCTCGGCGTGGTGCCGCAGCAGATCCCCGGCGGCGACATTTACCCGGCTCTCGAGCGCGGCACCATCGACGCCGCCGAGTGGGTCGGCCCCTACGACGACGAGAAGCTCGGCTTCTCGAAGGTCGCGCCGTACTACTATTATCCGGGCTTCTGGGAAGGCGGCCCCGCCATTCACCTGTTCATCAATCAGGGCAAGTGGAAGGAACTGCCGAAGGCCTATCAGTCCATCCTGACCGCGGCGGCCGGCTATGCCAACAACGACATGCTGGCGAAGTACGATGCCCGCAATCCGGCGGCCCTGCGTCGCCTGCTCGGCGCCGGCACCCAGCTGCGTCCGTTCTCGCAGGAGATCCTCGAGGCGGCCTACAAGGCAGCGAACGAGGTCTATGACGAAGTCTCGGCGAAGAACCCGGATTTCAAGAAGGTCTACGAGAGCATGCGCGGCTTCCGGAACGAGGAATATCTCTGGTTCCAAGTGGCCGAGTACTCATACGACACCTTCATGATCCGCGCTCGCGCCCGCGGTTAA
- a CDS encoding DUF2939 domain-containing protein has protein sequence MTWTLRITFLLFLAWLIFLVSPFVALYDLAKAVEARDVPRIEQRINLRALRTSFSRQILGEYLKTPNGQEIGGIDPDAASHAGAAVFDPYIQTLVTPQTLMDLLHKGWSQHGASGAAPDLSAIDLRTFDASALRRAWDLFIASESQGFRSIIIPLPPDRPKDEQFRLTWRLSGTTWRLTGLDLPKTLREELIRRIPPPSGS, from the coding sequence ATGACCTGGACGCTGCGCATCACCTTCCTGCTCTTTCTTGCGTGGCTGATCTTTCTGGTCTCGCCATTCGTGGCGCTCTACGACCTCGCCAAGGCCGTGGAAGCCCGGGATGTCCCGCGGATCGAACAGCGCATCAACCTGCGCGCGCTACGGACCTCCTTCTCCCGCCAGATCCTCGGTGAATATCTGAAGACGCCGAACGGACAGGAGATCGGCGGGATTGATCCCGACGCCGCATCCCATGCAGGTGCGGCCGTGTTCGATCCCTATATCCAGACGCTGGTCACGCCGCAGACCCTGATGGACCTGTTGCATAAGGGCTGGTCTCAGCACGGGGCCAGCGGCGCGGCCCCCGATCTTTCGGCCATCGATTTGAGAACTTTCGACGCTTCCGCCCTCCGCAGGGCCTGGGACCTGTTCATCGCATCCGAATCCCAAGGCTTCCGGAGCATCATCATCCCCTTGCCGCCGGACCGGCCGAAGGACGAACAGTTCCGGCTTACCTGGCGGCTCAGCGGCACGACCTGGCGTCTGACCGGGCTCGATCTGCCCAAGACCTTGCGGGAGGAGCTTATCCGGCGGATACCTCCGCCCTCAGGATCCTAG
- a CDS encoding AI-2E family transporter → MNDSPSSQQMRVSDNEFIRKALILIGLVVFVLVLWQLANVLLLAFGAILVALVLHALGDALTRYLRVPPRFSLAVASILVFALFIGLAWLFGSNIRAQMNSVAEQLPLALDAFGRKLGIGPISESLSELLSHIPSSGIAQRIAGIGGVLIGGVTDAVLVVISGVYIAAAPRLYVKGFVQLFPISQHERIASALDACGQALRLWLAAQLMSMAAVGILSTFAFWLIGLPSPHALGLILGLMDFIPFLGPVLGALPAVLISFTLGSDTVVWTLIAVVIVQQIEGNLILPMVQRKMVSIPPALAMFGIVIGGVVFGTLGLMLGFPLLVVCFVLVKKLYVREVLGEPTSVPGESKEEAAHASPPPPA, encoded by the coding sequence ATGAACGATTCCCCTTCTTCCCAACAGATGCGTGTGAGCGACAACGAATTCATTCGGAAGGCGCTTATCCTCATCGGGCTCGTGGTGTTCGTGCTCGTCCTGTGGCAGCTCGCGAATGTGCTGCTCCTGGCCTTTGGGGCCATTCTCGTGGCCCTCGTTCTCCATGCCCTCGGGGACGCGCTGACACGCTACCTGCGTGTCCCTCCCCGTTTCAGCCTGGCCGTGGCGAGCATTCTCGTCTTTGCCCTTTTCATCGGGCTCGCCTGGCTCTTCGGCTCCAACATCCGGGCACAGATGAACAGCGTGGCCGAACAACTGCCCCTCGCCCTCGACGCCTTCGGACGTAAGCTCGGCATCGGCCCCATCTCCGAAAGCCTCTCGGAATTGTTGAGCCACATCCCGAGTAGCGGCATCGCACAGCGTATCGCCGGAATCGGAGGCGTCCTGATCGGCGGCGTTACGGATGCGGTCCTGGTGGTGATCTCCGGGGTTTACATCGCGGCCGCGCCGCGGCTCTACGTCAAAGGCTTCGTGCAGCTTTTCCCCATCAGCCAGCATGAGCGGATCGCAAGCGCCCTCGATGCCTGCGGCCAGGCGCTGCGCCTGTGGCTGGCCGCCCAGCTCATGTCCATGGCGGCAGTCGGTATCCTGTCCACTTTCGCGTTCTGGCTGATAGGCCTGCCTTCACCGCACGCCCTGGGGCTGATCCTCGGCCTCATGGACTTTATCCCCTTCCTTGGCCCGGTCCTCGGCGCCCTGCCGGCGGTCCTGATCTCCTTCACGCTCGGCAGCGATACGGTGGTCTGGACCCTGATCGCGGTCGTGATCGTCCAGCAGATCGAGGGCAACCTTATTCTGCCCATGGTGCAGCGGAAGATGGTGAGCATTCCGCCTGCGCTCGCCATGTTCGGCATCGTCATCGGCGGCGTGGTGTTCGGGACCCTCGGGCTGATGCTCGGATTCCCGCTTCTCGTGGTGTGCTTCGTTCTGGTGAAGAAGCTCTATGTGCGGGAGGTCCTGGGCGAGCCTACATCCGTCCCGGGAGAGTCGAAGGAGGAAGCGGCCCACGCATCTCCTCCGCCGCCTGCATGA
- a CDS encoding DNA-3-methyladenine glycosylase I yields the protein MTDGLIRHPDHKLRCWWPGTDPFYVAYHDTEWGVPEFDDRALFEKLILDGFQAGLSWITILRKRENFRQAFANFEPAVIARFDAAQVEALMLDPGIVRNRAKIESTIAGARAWLDIQERGGFSRFLWDFVDGRPVQNNLRDRSEVRPETDVSRRISKALKAEGFNFVGPTIVYAFMQAVGMVNDHLIGCFRHAECAALAEKR from the coding sequence ATGACCGACGGACTGATCCGACATCCCGATCACAAGCTGCGCTGCTGGTGGCCCGGAACCGATCCATTCTATGTCGCCTATCACGACACCGAATGGGGCGTGCCGGAATTCGACGACCGCGCCCTGTTCGAGAAACTCATTCTCGACGGCTTTCAGGCCGGCCTGTCCTGGATCACCATTTTGCGCAAGCGCGAGAATTTCCGCCAGGCTTTCGCGAACTTCGAGCCGGCCGTGATTGCCCGTTTCGATGCGGCGCAGGTGGAAGCGCTGATGCTCGATCCCGGCATCGTCCGTAACCGCGCAAAGATCGAGAGCACCATCGCGGGCGCGCGTGCATGGCTCGACATCCAGGAGCGCGGCGGATTCTCCCGGTTCCTGTGGGATTTCGTGGATGGGCGCCCGGTCCAGAACAACCTGAGGGACCGCTCGGAGGTTCGACCCGAGACTGATGTTTCGCGGCGAATCTCGAAGGCGCTGAAGGCCGAGGGCTTCAACTTCGTCGGCCCCACCATCGTCTACGCGTTCATGCAGGCGGTCGGCATGGTGAACGACCACCTGATCGGCTGCTTCCGCCATGCGGAATGTGCGGCCCTCGCCGAGAAGCGGTGA